One part of the Streptomyces lienomycini genome encodes these proteins:
- a CDS encoding Rv1733c family protein has translation MRAIRGLWRWRGNPVCRASDLAEAWVALTALLLILSLAPLVGVLVGGAAQHALERSVREQHETRHRVTATVVRALERSPLTVDPEAATGVEPSHRVLADWTAPDGSRHEGPVMVGIDDPGSGDRFAIWTDARGRTVARPLDSETATTHAVLAGIGTAVVVAALVEAVRRTVVWRMVHRRYARLEREWDRAGPDWGRTGAGS, from the coding sequence GTGCGTGCGATCAGGGGTCTGTGGCGCTGGCGGGGCAATCCGGTGTGCCGCGCGAGCGATCTGGCCGAGGCCTGGGTGGCCCTGACGGCACTCCTCTTGATCCTTTCCCTGGCACCCCTGGTCGGCGTGCTCGTGGGCGGCGCCGCGCAGCACGCCCTGGAGCGGTCGGTGCGCGAACAGCACGAGACCCGGCACCGGGTGACGGCCACCGTGGTCCGTGCCCTGGAGCGTTCGCCCCTGACCGTCGATCCGGAGGCCGCCACCGGCGTGGAACCGAGCCACCGTGTGCTCGCCGACTGGACCGCGCCGGACGGCTCCCGGCACGAGGGCCCGGTCATGGTGGGCATCGACGATCCGGGCAGCGGCGACCGGTTCGCGATATGGACGGACGCGCGGGGCCGGACGGTGGCCCGCCCGCTGGACTCCGAGACCGCGACCACGCACGCCGTGCTCGCCGGTATCGGAACCGCGGTGGTGGTCGCCGCCCTGGTCGAGGCCGTCCGGCGGACCGTCGTGTGGCGCATGGTCCACCGCCGGTACGCCCGTCTGGAGCGGGAGTGGGACCGGGCGGGCCCGGACTGGGGCAGGACCGGCGCGGGCAGTTGA
- a CDS encoding right-handed parallel beta-helix repeat-containing protein has product MAQGTVQVTHTGTSRWRRRTGEYASLAAALEAAADGDVLTVAPGTYRENLVVQRAVTLRGPEGAQGSVRIAPADGVPLTVRASAVIQDLHVEGQDAAAPAVLVEDGTPELLGLRVVARSASGIEVRGGARPTVRRCTVDNPAGVGIAVLDGGGGVFEECEVVAAGQAGVAVRSGAHPRLDRCRVHHAAGSGLTATGEGSALEAVGCEVYEVRGSGVQVTGRATAHLTDCDVHRTTGDGVTLDTDAVLTLADCRIHDIPENAVDLRSRSVLTLTRTSVRQFGRNGLSVWDPGTRVDANQCEIFDSTGDYPAVWVSDGATAVLDSCRVHDVPDALFVLDRGSRVDVVDSDLSQVRNTAVSVSDGATAQLDDCRIRDAATGAWFRDHGSGGTLNNCTLEGNRTGVIVTKGADPTIERCTVDSPSEAGVYVSAGGRGSFLNCRVTGSAGYGFHVIDGCRTTLKKCRTERCSRGGYEFAEGGPDTAYDSGPLVEDCTGDESTGLTAPTAPEPVVQTVAQTPGLLGSIPGQRTTEQEPLVADTAAREPARTSKAVLGELDALVGLDSVKREVRALTDMIEVGRRRQRAGLKAASVKRHLVFTGSPGTGKTTVARLYGEILAALGVLDKGHLIEVSRVDLVGEHIGSTAIRTQEAFQRAHGGVLFIDEAYALSPEDAGRDFGKEAIDTLVKLMEDQRESVVVIVAGYTAEMERFLSVNPGVASRFSRTITFGDYGAGELLRIVEQQADEHEYRLAPGTDEALTKYFTAIPKGPAFGNGRTARQTFEAMVERHASRVAQLSDPSTDDLTLLYPDDLPALP; this is encoded by the coding sequence ATGGCACAGGGCACGGTCCAGGTGACGCACACCGGCACCTCGCGGTGGCGGCGCCGCACGGGGGAGTACGCATCGCTCGCCGCCGCCCTGGAGGCCGCGGCCGACGGTGACGTCCTCACCGTCGCTCCCGGGACCTACCGGGAGAATCTCGTCGTCCAGCGGGCGGTGACGCTGCGCGGCCCCGAGGGTGCCCAGGGTTCGGTGCGGATCGCGCCCGCCGACGGTGTCCCGCTGACCGTGCGCGCCTCGGCGGTGATCCAGGACCTGCACGTCGAGGGCCAGGACGCGGCGGCACCCGCGGTGCTCGTCGAGGACGGTACGCCGGAGCTGCTGGGCCTGAGAGTGGTGGCGCGTTCCGCGTCCGGGATAGAGGTGCGCGGCGGCGCGCGTCCCACGGTGCGGCGCTGCACCGTCGACAATCCGGCCGGTGTCGGTATCGCCGTCCTGGACGGCGGGGGCGGCGTGTTCGAGGAGTGCGAGGTCGTCGCGGCCGGACAGGCGGGCGTCGCGGTGCGCTCCGGCGCCCATCCCCGGCTGGACCGCTGCCGCGTGCACCACGCGGCGGGCTCCGGACTGACGGCGACCGGCGAGGGATCGGCGCTGGAGGCCGTGGGCTGCGAGGTCTACGAGGTCCGGGGCAGCGGCGTGCAGGTGACCGGCCGGGCCACGGCCCACCTGACCGACTGCGACGTGCACCGCACCACCGGCGACGGCGTCACCCTGGACACGGACGCGGTGCTCACCCTCGCCGACTGCCGCATCCACGACATCCCGGAGAACGCGGTCGACCTGCGCTCCCGTTCGGTGCTCACCCTGACCCGCACCAGCGTGCGGCAGTTCGGGCGCAACGGCCTGTCGGTGTGGGACCCGGGCACGCGGGTGGACGCCAACCAGTGCGAGATCTTCGACAGTACGGGCGACTACCCGGCGGTCTGGGTCAGCGACGGCGCCACCGCGGTGCTCGACTCCTGCCGGGTGCACGACGTGCCGGACGCGCTGTTCGTCCTGGACCGCGGTTCTCGCGTGGACGTCGTCGACAGCGACCTCTCCCAGGTGCGCAACACCGCCGTGTCGGTGAGCGACGGCGCCACCGCCCAACTGGACGACTGCCGCATCCGGGACGCCGCCACCGGCGCGTGGTTCCGCGACCACGGCAGCGGCGGCACCCTGAACAACTGCACCCTGGAAGGCAACCGCACCGGTGTGATCGTCACCAAGGGCGCCGACCCCACCATCGAGCGCTGCACCGTCGACTCCCCCTCCGAGGCGGGCGTCTACGTGTCCGCCGGGGGGCGCGGCAGTTTCCTGAACTGCCGGGTGACCGGCAGCGCGGGCTACGGCTTCCATGTGATCGACGGCTGCCGTACGACGCTCAAGAAGTGCCGCACGGAGCGGTGTTCGCGCGGCGGCTACGAGTTCGCGGAGGGCGGGCCGGACACGGCGTACGACTCCGGTCCGCTCGTCGAGGACTGCACCGGCGACGAGAGCACCGGCCTGACGGCGCCCACCGCGCCGGAGCCGGTCGTGCAGACGGTGGCCCAGACTCCCGGGCTGCTGGGCTCGATCCCCGGACAGCGCACCACCGAGCAGGAGCCCCTGGTCGCGGACACCGCCGCGCGGGAGCCCGCGCGGACCTCGAAGGCCGTCCTGGGTGAACTGGACGCCCTGGTCGGCCTCGACAGCGTCAAGCGCGAGGTGCGGGCCCTGACCGACATGATCGAGGTGGGCCGGCGTCGGCAGCGGGCCGGCCTGAAGGCGGCGTCGGTCAAGCGGCACCTGGTCTTCACCGGCTCCCCCGGCACCGGCAAGACCACGGTCGCCCGGCTGTACGGCGAGATCCTCGCCGCCCTCGGTGTGCTGGACAAGGGCCACCTGATCGAGGTCTCCCGGGTGGACCTGGTGGGCGAGCACATCGGCTCCACGGCGATCCGCACCCAGGAGGCGTTCCAGCGGGCGCACGGCGGGGTGCTGTTCATCGACGAGGCCTACGCGCTCTCCCCCGAGGACGCGGGACGGGACTTCGGCAAGGAGGCCATCGACACGCTGGTCAAGCTGATGGAGGACCAGCGGGAGTCCGTCGTCGTGATCGTCGCCGGGTACACGGCGGAGATGGAGCGCTTCCTGTCCGTCAACCCGGGTGTGGCGTCCCGCTTCTCGCGGACCATCACCTTCGGCGATTACGGCGCCGGGGAGCTGCTTCGAATCGTGGAGCAGCAGGCCGACGAGCACGAGTACCGGCTGGCGCCCGGCACCGACGAGGCGTTGACGAAGTACTTCACGGCGATCCCCAAGGGCCCGGCCTTCGGCAACGGCCGCACCGCCCGCCAGACCTTCGAGGCGATGGTGGAGCGCCATGCGAGCCGGGTCGCCCAGCTGTCCGACCCCAGCACGGACGACCTGACCCTGCTGTACCCGGACGACCTGCCCGCGCTGCCGTAG
- a CDS encoding DeoR/GlpR family DNA-binding transcription regulator, producing the protein MSENPNLLAEQRRALILDEVRRRGGVRVNELTRKLGVSDMTVRRDLDALSRQGVLEKVHGGAVPVAEASTHEPGFEAKSGLEPTAKEDIARAAAELVAPGAAIALSGGTTTYALAHRLVDVPDLTVVTNSVRVADVFHVAQRTSGARQGVATVVLTGGVRTPSDSLVGPVADQAIATLHFDVLFLGVHGISAEAGLSTPNLAEAETNRRLVQSARRVVVVADHTKWGVVGLSSFAALEQVDTLVTDSGLSAPARAEVAEHLGLVVAGEPDAAVD; encoded by the coding sequence GTGAGTGAGAATCCGAACCTCCTCGCGGAGCAGCGGCGCGCTCTGATCCTCGACGAGGTGCGCCGCCGGGGCGGCGTCCGGGTCAACGAGCTGACCCGCAAGCTCGGTGTGTCGGACATGACGGTCCGCCGCGACCTGGACGCGCTGTCCCGGCAGGGTGTGCTGGAGAAGGTGCACGGCGGAGCGGTTCCGGTGGCCGAGGCGAGCACCCACGAGCCCGGGTTCGAGGCCAAGTCGGGTCTGGAGCCGACCGCCAAGGAGGACATCGCGCGGGCCGCCGCCGAGCTGGTCGCGCCGGGCGCCGCGATCGCCCTGTCGGGCGGTACGACGACGTACGCGCTGGCGCACCGGCTGGTGGATGTGCCGGACCTGACGGTGGTCACCAACTCGGTGCGGGTGGCCGACGTGTTCCACGTGGCGCAGCGGACCTCCGGGGCGCGTCAGGGGGTGGCGACGGTGGTGCTCACCGGCGGTGTGCGCACCCCCTCCGACTCGCTGGTGGGCCCGGTCGCCGACCAGGCGATCGCGACCCTGCACTTCGACGTGCTGTTCCTCGGGGTGCACGGGATATCGGCGGAGGCCGGTCTGTCGACGCCGAACCTCGCGGAGGCCGAGACCAACCGGCGGCTGGTGCAGTCGGCGCGGCGTGTCGTGGTGGTCGCGGACCACACCAAGTGGGGCGTCGTGGGACTGAGTTCGTTCGCCGCGCTGGAGCAGGTGGACACGTTGGTGACCGACTCCGGCCTGTCCGCACCGGCCCGTGCGGAGGTCGCCGAGCACCTCGGTCTGGTGGTGGCGGGCGAGCCGGACGCGGCGGTCGACTGA
- a CDS encoding SRPBCC family protein, protein MARRLRPVGLDFVETAPVRLVFAREVSAAPEAVYRALAEDVPGWTAWFSAVTFARPIGEGAGREIRLRGGTRFVETVLAAERPERYAYRIDVTNAPGARAMLEEWRLAPAGTGTRVQWTFAADGTAAFRFVLDRARAGMGRAFRGAVTSLDRRLTRP, encoded by the coding sequence ATGGCTCGCCGTCTGCGTCCGGTGGGTCTCGACTTCGTCGAGACGGCGCCGGTACGCCTGGTCTTCGCACGGGAGGTCTCCGCGGCTCCGGAGGCCGTCTACCGCGCCCTGGCCGAGGACGTGCCCGGCTGGACCGCCTGGTTCTCCGCGGTGACGTTCGCCCGGCCCATCGGGGAGGGCGCGGGGCGCGAGATCCGGCTCCGGGGCGGTACGCGCTTCGTGGAGACGGTGCTGGCCGCCGAGCGGCCCGAGCGGTACGCCTACCGCATCGACGTCACCAACGCGCCGGGCGCCCGGGCCATGCTCGAGGAGTGGCGGCTGGCGCCCGCCGGGACCGGCACGCGGGTGCAGTGGACGTTCGCGGCGGACGGTACGGCGGCGTTCCGTTTCGTGCTCGACCGGGCGCGTGCGGGGATGGGGCGGGCCTTCCGGGGCGCGGTCACATCGCTGGACCGGCGGCTGACGCGCCCGTAG
- the cds1 gene encoding L-cysteine desulfhydrase Cds1 — MSTDRQTGTGATLDVDHSDTAYRAWLKEAVRKVQADANRSADTHLLLFPLPEQWGIDLYLKDESTHPTGSLKHRLARSLFLYGLCNGWIRPDRPVIEASSGSTAVSEAYFAKLIGVPFIAVMPRTTSTEKIRLIEFHGGRCHFVDDSRRMYEESARLAAETGGHYMDQFTYAERATDWRGNNNIAESIFRQLRLERYPEPSWIVATAGTGGTSATLARYVHYMQYDTRVCVADPDNSCFFEGWTTGDPDVACDRGSRIEGIGRPRMEPSFVPGAIDRMMKVPDAASVAAVRSLERAIGRKAGGSTGTGLWSALKIVAEMVAEGRRGSVVTLLCDPGDRYLDKYYSDAWLAEQGLDIEPYTTAIESLLHTGARLE; from the coding sequence GTGAGCACTGACCGGCAGACCGGCACCGGCGCCACCCTCGACGTCGACCACAGCGACACGGCCTACCGCGCCTGGCTGAAAGAGGCCGTCCGCAAGGTCCAGGCCGATGCCAACCGCTCGGCCGACACCCACCTGCTCCTCTTCCCGCTCCCGGAACAGTGGGGCATCGACCTCTACCTGAAGGACGAGTCGACCCACCCCACCGGCAGCCTCAAACACCGCCTCGCCCGCTCCCTGTTCCTCTACGGCCTGTGCAACGGCTGGATCCGGCCGGACCGTCCGGTGATCGAGGCGTCCAGCGGTTCCACGGCCGTCTCCGAGGCGTACTTCGCGAAGCTGATCGGCGTGCCCTTCATCGCCGTCATGCCCCGCACGACCAGCACCGAGAAGATCCGCCTGATCGAGTTCCACGGCGGACGGTGCCACTTCGTGGACGACTCCCGGCGGATGTACGAGGAGTCCGCCCGCCTCGCGGCGGAGACCGGCGGCCACTACATGGACCAGTTCACCTACGCCGAACGCGCCACCGACTGGCGCGGCAACAACAACATCGCCGAGTCGATCTTCCGTCAACTGCGGCTGGAACGGTATCCCGAGCCCTCCTGGATCGTCGCCACGGCCGGCACCGGAGGCACCTCGGCGACCCTCGCCCGCTACGTGCACTACATGCAGTACGACACCCGCGTCTGCGTCGCCGACCCGGACAACTCCTGCTTCTTCGAGGGCTGGACCACCGGCGACCCCGACGTGGCCTGCGACCGCGGCTCCCGGATCGAGGGCATCGGCCGGCCCCGGATGGAGCCGAGCTTCGTCCCCGGTGCGATCGACCGCATGATGAAGGTGCCGGACGCGGCGAGCGTCGCCGCCGTACGGTCCCTGGAACGGGCCATCGGCCGCAAGGCGGGCGGTTCCACGGGCACCGGGCTGTGGAGCGCGCTGAAGATCGTCGCCGAGATGGTGGCCGAGGGCCGCCGGGGCAGCGTCGTGACGCTCCTGTGCGACCCGGGGGACCGGTACCTGGACAAGTACTACTCGGACGCCTGGCTCGCCGAACAGGGCCTCGACATCGAGCCGTACACGACGGCCATCGAGTCCCTGCTGCACACGGGCGCCCGGCTCGAATGA
- a CDS encoding ATP-binding protein — translation MITHPSRHCTVELQALPSRIGQVRRIVSAQLRYWHMDLLIDRAVLGVTELLTNVHLHARPDKTCTVEMELLLDRLTVSVRDHDPRLPVVDDAEPLATCGRGLAMVAAMSESWGARPEGEAAKVVWFTLPTAVTAPQPASAHPPRRLVEEVPVAAFAEVEHAVDLGSAQPAPARSAVAG, via the coding sequence GTGATCACTCACCCAAGCAGACACTGCACGGTGGAGCTCCAAGCCCTGCCGTCGCGGATCGGCCAGGTCCGCAGAATCGTATCTGCGCAATTGCGCTACTGGCATATGGATCTCCTGATCGACCGGGCGGTGCTCGGCGTGACGGAGTTGCTGACCAATGTCCACCTGCATGCCCGGCCGGACAAGACGTGCACCGTGGAGATGGAGCTGCTCCTGGACCGGCTCACGGTCTCGGTGCGCGACCACGATCCCCGGCTGCCCGTCGTGGACGACGCCGAGCCCCTCGCGACGTGCGGACGGGGGCTGGCCATGGTGGCCGCGATGAGCGAGAGCTGGGGCGCCCGGCCCGAGGGCGAGGCGGCCAAGGTCGTCTGGTTCACGCTCCCGACGGCCGTCACCGCACCGCAGCCCGCCTCGGCACACCCGCCGCGCCGGCTGGTCGAGGAGGTGCCGGTCGCCGCGTTCGCGGAGGTCGAGCACGCGGTCGACCTCGGGAGTGCCCAACCCGCTCCCGCCCGGTCGGCCGTTGCCGGCTGA
- a CDS encoding SHOCT domain-containing protein: METLAQFGDGGPGPWILLFPVIWALVIGGGITLLRRTVRRGRRGPGRPTAIEGDSPLTVLGHRFASGEIDEDEYWRRLTVLDEQFGRTGRGGPA, encoded by the coding sequence ATGGAGACCCTGGCACAGTTCGGCGACGGCGGGCCCGGCCCGTGGATCCTGCTCTTCCCGGTGATCTGGGCACTGGTCATCGGCGGCGGCATCACCCTGCTGCGCCGCACGGTGCGGCGCGGGCGCCGCGGCCCCGGGCGGCCGACCGCGATCGAAGGGGACTCGCCCCTCACGGTGCTCGGCCACCGCTTCGCCTCCGGGGAGATCGACGAGGACGAGTACTGGCGCCGGCTGACCGTGCTGGACGAGCAGTTCGGCCGCACCGGCAGGGGTGGCCCGGCATGA
- a CDS encoding TetR/AcrR family transcriptional regulator, with the protein MYSPRMSTSERLIESTRELLWERGYVGTSPKAILERAEAGQGSMYHHFSGKPDLALAAIRRTAQEMRATAEAVLTGPGTPYERVEAYLRRERDVLRGCPVGRLTMDPDVIADDALRAPVDETLDWLREQIAQLVEEGREQGEFAPSLDAEEIAAAVVATVQGGYVLARASGSPAAFDAGVRGLLSLLAPPDAVRRREALSPSRNT; encoded by the coding sequence ATGTACAGTCCTCGCATGAGCACCTCGGAGCGACTGATCGAGTCCACCCGCGAGCTGCTGTGGGAGCGCGGGTACGTGGGCACCAGCCCCAAGGCGATCCTCGAGCGCGCGGAGGCCGGGCAGGGCAGCATGTACCACCACTTCAGCGGCAAGCCCGACCTCGCGCTCGCCGCGATCCGGCGGACGGCCCAGGAGATGCGGGCCACCGCCGAGGCCGTGCTGACCGGTCCGGGGACGCCGTACGAGCGTGTCGAGGCGTATCTGCGGCGTGAGCGCGACGTGTTGCGCGGGTGCCCGGTGGGGCGTCTGACGATGGACCCGGACGTGATCGCCGACGACGCCCTGCGCGCGCCCGTGGACGAGACCCTCGACTGGCTGCGCGAGCAGATCGCCCAGCTGGTCGAGGAAGGCAGGGAGCAGGGCGAGTTCGCGCCCTCCCTGGACGCCGAGGAGATCGCTGCAGCGGTCGTCGCGACCGTCCAGGGCGGCTACGTCCTGGCCCGCGCGTCGGGCTCCCCGGCCGCCTTCGACGCGGGTGTCCGCGGCCTGCTCTCCCTGCTCGCGCCGCCGGACGCCGTACGGCGGCGCGAGGCCCTGAGCCCGTCCCGGAACACCTGA
- a CDS encoding DUF4865 family protein, translating to MHAMQYTFTLPADYDMDIVRERVARTGHLLDDWPGLGLKAYLIRARGKDGSPVNQYAPFYLWRTVEGMNSFLWDGAFQRPTDDFGRPAVRQWTGLAYEEGGATGSPARVAVRRRQPVPEGVPLTEVAARAVRETGRLAAVDGALLAAAVVDTGRWELVHFSLHAHDVPDGVEGEAFRVLHLSQPGRGLLSRGRQW from the coding sequence GTGCACGCCATGCAGTACACCTTCACCCTGCCCGCCGACTACGACATGGACATCGTCCGGGAGCGGGTGGCCCGCACCGGGCACCTGCTGGACGACTGGCCCGGCCTCGGACTCAAGGCGTATCTGATCCGCGCACGCGGGAAGGACGGCTCGCCCGTCAACCAGTACGCCCCCTTCTACCTGTGGCGCACCGTGGAGGGCATGAACTCCTTCCTCTGGGACGGTGCCTTCCAGCGGCCCACCGACGACTTCGGGCGGCCCGCGGTCCGGCAGTGGACCGGTCTGGCGTACGAGGAGGGCGGCGCCACCGGCTCCCCGGCGCGGGTCGCGGTCCGGCGGCGGCAGCCGGTGCCGGAAGGGGTGCCGCTGACGGAGGTCGCGGCGCGGGCGGTGCGGGAGACCGGGCGGCTGGCGGCCGTGGACGGGGCGCTGCTGGCGGCGGCGGTCGTGGACACCGGCCGCTGGGAGCTGGTGCACTTCTCGCTGCACGCGCACGATGTCCCGGACGGGGTGGAGGGCGAGGCCTTCCGGGTGCTGCACCTCTCGCAGCCGGGGCGGGGCCTGCTGTCCCGGGGGCGCCAGTGGTGA
- a CDS encoding VOC family protein, whose translation MLRLGIPVIGVTDVPRAVAFWTAALPLVAAEEWSSETWRTLVYADGSGRALGLLRSDSPPEPRPRLHLDLFTDSAEEQREEVRRLIGLGARAVEWDLYPPDPDFVVLADPDGNIFCVVDLSHAPSGGDRPTA comes from the coding sequence ATGCTGAGACTCGGAATCCCCGTCATCGGTGTCACGGACGTCCCCCGCGCGGTGGCCTTCTGGACGGCGGCTCTGCCCCTGGTCGCCGCGGAGGAGTGGAGCAGCGAGACGTGGCGCACGCTCGTGTACGCGGACGGCTCCGGGCGTGCCCTCGGACTGCTGCGCAGCGACTCACCGCCCGAGCCGCGCCCCCGTCTCCACCTCGACCTGTTCACGGACTCGGCCGAGGAGCAGCGGGAGGAGGTGCGGCGGCTGATCGGTCTCGGCGCGCGGGCCGTGGAGTGGGACCTCTACCCGCCCGACCCCGACTTCGTCGTCCTGGCGGACCCGGACGGCAACATCTTCTGCGTCGTCGACCTCAGCCACGCCCCGAGCGGCGGCGACCGGCCCACGGCCTAG
- a CDS encoding ROK family protein — MSGKADPRAAGEGTTSRTRLDRGRGALGPALELVHTGRAPTRAVLTAELGVTRATAGAVAAELEALGLIRVDARPGAAAGSQGRPSHRLSVAEDGPVALAAQVHADGFRAALVGLGGRIVATAPGCEVVDADPAKVLGSVVETGAQLLRETGRRCVGAGLAVPSAVAEPDGLALNPLHLAWPAGAPVREIFAQQVRAAGIEGPAFAANDVNLAALAEHRHGAGRGARDLLCVATGHRGVGGALVLDGRLHTGSSGLALEVGHLTVNPAGRPCYCGSHGCLDVETDPLAFLTAAGREPGPEVSLLQQSYDLIREHYADPAVRAATETLIDRLGLGLAGLVNILNPDRVVLGGLHRALLDADPERLRAVVADRSLWGQSGGVPILPCGLDHNSLVGAAELAWQPVLDDPLGVPA, encoded by the coding sequence ATGAGCGGCAAGGCGGACCCCCGGGCGGCGGGGGAAGGGACCACCTCGAGGACGCGGCTGGACCGGGGGCGCGGCGCGCTCGGACCCGCGTTGGAGCTCGTGCACACCGGACGAGCCCCCACCCGGGCCGTCCTCACCGCGGAACTGGGCGTGACCCGGGCCACGGCCGGTGCGGTCGCCGCCGAACTGGAGGCGCTCGGCCTGATCCGGGTGGACGCCAGGCCCGGCGCGGCGGCCGGCTCGCAGGGCCGCCCCTCGCACCGCCTCTCGGTTGCGGAGGACGGGCCCGTCGCCCTCGCCGCGCAGGTCCACGCCGACGGCTTCCGGGCCGCCCTGGTCGGTCTGGGCGGCCGGATCGTCGCCACCGCGCCCGGCTGCGAGGTCGTCGACGCCGACCCGGCGAAGGTGCTGGGCTCGGTCGTCGAGACGGGCGCTCAGCTCCTGCGGGAGACCGGGCGGCGCTGCGTCGGCGCGGGACTCGCCGTGCCGTCCGCGGTCGCGGAGCCGGACGGTCTGGCCCTGAACCCGCTGCACCTGGCCTGGCCGGCCGGAGCGCCCGTGCGGGAGATCTTCGCGCAGCAGGTGCGCGCCGCGGGAATCGAGGGCCCCGCCTTCGCCGCGAACGACGTCAACCTCGCGGCGCTGGCCGAACACCGCCACGGCGCCGGACGCGGCGCCCGCGACCTGCTGTGCGTGGCCACCGGCCACCGCGGGGTCGGCGGCGCTTTGGTCCTCGACGGCCGCCTGCACACCGGAAGTTCGGGCCTCGCCCTGGAGGTCGGGCACCTCACCGTCAACCCCGCGGGCCGCCCCTGCTACTGCGGCAGCCACGGCTGCCTGGACGTCGAGACCGACCCGCTGGCCTTCCTCACCGCGGCCGGCCGCGAGCCGGGACCCGAGGTGTCCCTGCTCCAGCAGTCCTACGACCTGATCCGCGAGCACTACGCCGACCCGGCGGTCCGGGCCGCCACCGAGACCCTCATCGACCGCCTCGGCCTGGGCCTGGCCGGTCTGGTGAACATCCTCAACCCCGACCGCGTCGTCCTCGGCGGACTGCACCGGGCGCTCCTCGACGCCGACCCCGAGCGGCTGCGCGCGGTCGTCGCCGACCGCAGCCTGTGGGGACAGAGCGGCGGCGTGCCGATCCTGCCCTGCGGCCTCGACCACAACAGCCTGGTCGGCGCGGCGGAGTTGGCCTGGCAGCCGGTCCTGGACGATCCGCTGGGCGTGCCGGCGTAG
- a CDS encoding alpha-ketoglutarate-dependent dioxygenase AlkB family protein — protein sequence MDAELFPRTRTATAPGAVHAPDWLDAERQRELLDACRAWARPPAGLRTVRTPGGGTMTARQVCLGRHWYPYGYAPTAVDCDGAPVKPFPARLDDLARRAVADALGAEAVAAAPYDVALINFYDADARMGMHRDADERSDAPVVSLSLGDTCVFRFGNPGTRTRPYTDTELRSGDLFVFGGPSRLAHHGVPRVHPGTAPPELGLTGRLNITLPVSGL from the coding sequence ATGGACGCCGAGCTGTTCCCCAGGACCCGTACCGCGACCGCGCCCGGCGCCGTCCACGCGCCGGACTGGCTGGACGCGGAACGGCAGCGCGAGCTGCTGGACGCCTGCCGCGCCTGGGCCCGCCCGCCCGCCGGACTGCGCACGGTGCGCACCCCGGGCGGCGGCACCATGACCGCCCGGCAGGTCTGCCTCGGCCGGCACTGGTACCCGTACGGCTACGCCCCCACCGCCGTCGACTGCGACGGCGCCCCGGTCAAGCCCTTCCCTGCCCGGCTCGACGACCTCGCCCGCCGCGCGGTGGCCGACGCGCTCGGCGCCGAGGCGGTGGCGGCGGCCCCGTACGACGTCGCGCTGATCAACTTCTACGACGCCGACGCCCGCATGGGCATGCACCGCGACGCGGACGAGCGCTCCGACGCCCCCGTGGTCTCCCTGAGCCTCGGCGACACCTGCGTCTTCCGCTTCGGCAACCCCGGGACCCGCACCCGCCCCTACACCGACACCGAGCTGCGCAGCGGGGACCTCTTCGTCTTCGGCGGCCCCTCCCGGCTCGCCCACCACGGGGTACCGAGGGTGCACCCGGGCACCGCGCCGCCCGAGTTGGGACTCACCGGGCGGCTGAACATCACGCTCCCGGTCAGCGGCCTCTAG